In Acidimicrobiales bacterium, the following proteins share a genomic window:
- a CDS encoding type II toxin-antitoxin system VapC family toxin, giving the protein MRSLTPGTPQSSSEAGSSRGPLVLEAPDGGARDLPAESLGDHVMVAAHVRRVTSRSTGGEPGVLEAPGATRLVETPRTQASVTSDPADRSTRRRGCENEATSRRSGLGRWRSCSARPRSAIVPPVVEEPSSSVASRLWDEADRVASSRLVDAEGRAALATARRLARIDASGLREAVRALEGLHDQLDVIEVTEGLVREAGGLAEQLGLRGYDAVHRASVRLVADAETVLATGTQRLLVAARARGLATADLTG; this is encoded by the coding sequence ATGCGGAGCCTGACGCCCGGAACTCCCCAGTCCTCCAGCGAGGCGGGGAGCTCCCGAGGACCGCTCGTCCTCGAAGCCCCCGACGGCGGCGCCCGGGACCTCCCGGCCGAGAGCCTCGGCGACCACGTCATGGTCGCTGCGCACGTGCGGCGCGTGACGTCCAGGTCGACGGGAGGGGAACCTGGCGTGCTCGAAGCGCCGGGCGCGACGCGCCTCGTCGAGACGCCTCGCACGCAGGCGTCCGTCACGAGCGACCCGGCGGACCGGTCGACGCGGCGACGGGGCTGCGAGAACGAGGCGACGTCGCGCCGATCGGGGCTGGGTCGCTGGCGCTCGTGTTCCGCCCGTCCGCGGTCGGCCATCGTGCCCCCAGTCGTCGAGGAGCCCTCCAGCTCGGTCGCTTCTCGGCTCTGGGACGAGGCCGATCGAGTTGCGTCGTCGCGACTCGTCGACGCAGAAGGGAGGGCGGCCCTGGCGACGGCTCGCCGGCTGGCGCGGATCGACGCGTCGGGGCTCAGAGAGGCCGTCCGCGCGCTGGAAGGACTCCACGACCAGCTCGACGTGATCGAGGTCACCGAAGGCCTCGTCCGGGAGGCCGGAGGTCTGGCCGAGCAGCTCGGCCTCCGTGGCTACGACGCCGTGCACCGGGCCTCGGTGAGGCTCGTCGCCGACGCCGAGACGGTCCTGGCGACAGGAACCCAACGCCTTCTCGTCGCTGCTCGGGCACGAGGACTCGCTACGGCCGATCTGACCGGGTGA
- a CDS encoding PhoU domain-containing protein, translating to MAGEGASAGGNARHSDAADRRVVELFALVGEAAAGATHALVSGDRQAGRELAERDAVIDALFHEAGGLVEAELLGEGVPTQRKRHLLALYRMLPELERSGDLAEHVAQRATRPIATEMSPRARGLVERMGEVASEMWRLAADAFAERDPGLAERVAVLDDEMDDLHMTFIAEVVGAGLPTQVAIELALIGRFYERLGDHAVNLARIVPGTGEQFHPGGD from the coding sequence ATGGCAGGCGAGGGAGCGTCGGCAGGGGGGAACGCACGACACTCGGACGCGGCGGACCGCAGGGTCGTCGAGCTGTTCGCGCTCGTCGGCGAGGCCGCCGCGGGCGCGACGCACGCCCTCGTCTCGGGCGACCGCCAGGCCGGCCGCGAGCTCGCGGAGCGCGACGCCGTGATCGACGCCCTCTTCCACGAGGCCGGCGGCCTCGTCGAAGCCGAGCTGCTCGGCGAGGGCGTACCGACGCAGCGCAAGCGCCACCTCCTCGCCCTCTACCGCATGCTCCCCGAGCTCGAGCGCAGCGGCGACCTCGCGGAGCACGTCGCCCAGCGAGCGACTCGGCCCATCGCGACCGAGATGTCCCCACGCGCCCGCGGCCTCGTCGAGCGAATGGGGGAGGTCGCGAGCGAGATGTGGCGGCTCGCCGCCGACGCCTTCGCCGAGCGCGACCCCGGCCTGGCGGAGCGTGTGGCCGTGCTCGACGACGAGATGGACGACCTCCACATGACGTTCATCGCCGAGGTCGTCGGGGCTGGGCTGCCGACCCAGGTCGCCATCGAGCTCGCCCTCATCGGCCGCTTCTACGAGCGCCTCGGGGACCACGCCGTCAACCTCGCGCGCATCGTCCCCGGGACGGGCGAGCAGTTCCACCCGGGCGGCGACTGA